In Paenarthrobacter sp. GOM3, a single window of DNA contains:
- a CDS encoding class I SAM-dependent RNA methyltransferase codes for MTSHSNSPHDQDTKEQAGPGPELVVDVGPIAHGGHFIARHEGRVIFVRHGIPGEKVRVRLTDSGDSSRFWRADVVEVLEASPDRVPHFWKPADSLGSWRRGGPPVGGAELGHISLPRQRALKAEVLAEQLKRLAGTDLTTEVEAVGKNDDGGLGWRTRASFAVTSKGRLGMHAHRSDVVVPIKEMPLALQGINELRLWDLDLSGIARVEVAVPANGSRPLILLAPEEGTGPKRLHSILSQLPHEVSVASFDPGKGEVLQLRGRTWVQESAVGHEYRVTGEGFWQIHKDAPETLVGAVTDFLSGGGYLQPGATVADLYAGAGLFTAPLADAVGVTGSVLSVEGAPGTSRDARKNLHGQPQVEIVQGRVERVLHQRARSFDSLVLDPPRAGAGKAVVKQLMATGPRAIAYVSCDPASFARDLGYFQQGGWRLESLRAFDLYPNTHHLETVGLIVPAQ; via the coding sequence ATGACGTCCCACAGCAATTCCCCCCATGACCAAGACACCAAGGAACAGGCAGGGCCCGGACCTGAACTCGTGGTCGACGTGGGACCCATCGCCCACGGCGGGCACTTCATTGCGCGCCACGAAGGGCGCGTCATCTTCGTCCGCCACGGCATCCCCGGTGAGAAAGTCCGGGTGCGGCTGACCGACTCCGGCGACTCGTCGCGCTTCTGGCGCGCCGACGTCGTCGAGGTCCTGGAAGCTTCACCGGACCGCGTTCCGCACTTTTGGAAGCCTGCCGACTCCCTGGGCTCCTGGCGGCGTGGCGGTCCGCCGGTTGGCGGCGCGGAACTGGGCCACATCTCGCTGCCGCGGCAGCGCGCACTCAAGGCGGAAGTCCTGGCCGAGCAACTCAAGCGGCTGGCCGGTACGGACCTCACCACCGAGGTGGAGGCGGTAGGCAAGAACGACGACGGCGGACTCGGCTGGCGTACGCGTGCCAGCTTTGCGGTCACCTCCAAGGGCCGGTTGGGCATGCACGCACACCGCTCCGATGTGGTTGTCCCCATCAAGGAGATGCCGTTGGCGCTCCAGGGGATCAACGAACTCCGGCTGTGGGACCTGGACTTGTCAGGTATCGCCCGCGTTGAAGTGGCCGTGCCCGCCAACGGATCGCGGCCTTTGATTTTGCTTGCCCCGGAAGAAGGCACTGGTCCGAAGCGGCTGCACAGCATCCTTTCGCAGTTGCCCCATGAGGTCTCGGTGGCCAGTTTCGATCCCGGCAAGGGCGAAGTACTGCAACTGCGTGGGAGGACGTGGGTGCAGGAAAGCGCAGTAGGTCACGAATACCGCGTAACCGGGGAAGGCTTCTGGCAGATCCATAAGGATGCTCCGGAGACCCTGGTCGGCGCTGTAACGGACTTCCTTTCCGGCGGCGGGTACTTGCAACCGGGCGCCACCGTCGCCGACCTCTATGCCGGTGCAGGGCTGTTCACTGCCCCGCTCGCGGACGCCGTTGGAGTCACCGGATCGGTGCTTTCGGTGGAGGGGGCGCCCGGAACGAGTCGCGATGCCCGCAAGAACCTGCATGGACAACCCCAGGTGGAGATCGTCCAGGGGCGTGTGGAACGAGTGCTGCACCAGCGGGCACGCAGTTTCGATTCCCTGGTGCTGGACCCGCCCCGCGCCGGAGCGGGCAAAGCCGTGGTCAAGCAACTCATGGCCACCGGACCCCGCGCCATCGCCTATGTGTCCTGCGATCCCGCTTCCTTTGCGCGTGATCTGGGTTACTTCCAGCAGGGTGGGTGGCGGCTCGAGTCCTTGCGGGCCTTCGACCTCTACCCCAACACCCATCACCTGGAGACAGTGGGCCTCATCGTTCCCGCCCAGTAG
- the acnA gene encoding aconitate hydratase AcnA, producing MSTVDSFGSKGVLNVAGTDYEIFRLNSVEGADSLPFSLKVLLENLLRTEDGANITADHVRALAGWDPNAEPDTEIQFTPARVIMQDFTGVPCVVDLATMREAVKELGGDPKRVNPLAPAEMVIDHSVQIDAFGNSGALERNMEIEYQRNGERYQFLRWGQTAFDDFKVVPPGTGIVHQVNIEYLARTVMTREIDGVVRAYPDTCVGTDSHTTMVNGLGILGWGVGGIEAEAAMLGQPVSMLIPRVVGFKLNGSIPAGATATDVVLTITEMLRKHGVVGKFVEFYGEGVAAVPLANRATIGNMSPEFGSTAAMFPIDDVTLDYLRLTGRSEENVALVEAYTKEQGLWHDPSRELRFSEFLELDLSTVVPSISGPKRPQDRIELTDAKEQFRKDIHNYVAIEDGSVDESLDESFPASDAPSFTHADSHTTETARVASAANGAHGRPSSPVKVTTADGREFELDHGAVSIASITSCTNTSNPSVMLAAALLARNAVDKGLTSKPWVKTSVAPGSKVVTDYYEKSGLTPYLEKLGFYIVGYGCATCIGNSGPLEPEISEAIQANDLSVTAVLSGNRNFEGRINPDVKMNYLASPPLVIAYALAGSMDFDFDTDSLGTDSEGNEVFLKDIWPNPTEVQEVIDSSIDEAMFAKGYEGVFDGDDRWKALDTPAGDTFAWAEDSTYVRKPPYFEGMKAQPDPVKDIAGARVLLKLGDSVTTDHISPAGSFKSDTPAGQYLLANGVERKDFNSYGSRRGNHEVMIRGTFANIRIKNQLLDGVEGGFTRDFSQEGAPQAYVYDAAQNYQAAGIPLVVLAGKEYGSGSSRDWAAKGTALLGVKAVVAESYERIHRSNLIGMGVLPLQYPAGESAATLGLTGTETFAVEGVTELNNGTTPKTLKVTATAEDGTAKSFDAVLRIDTPGEADYYRNGGILQYVLRQISA from the coding sequence ATGAGCACTGTGGACAGCTTCGGTTCCAAAGGCGTACTGAATGTAGCCGGCACCGATTATGAAATTTTCCGGTTGAACTCCGTAGAAGGCGCTGACAGCCTTCCGTTCAGCCTTAAGGTATTGCTTGAAAACCTCCTGCGGACTGAGGATGGGGCCAACATAACGGCCGACCATGTCCGCGCCCTGGCCGGTTGGGATCCCAATGCGGAGCCCGACACGGAAATCCAGTTCACCCCTGCCCGCGTCATCATGCAGGACTTCACCGGCGTTCCCTGCGTCGTCGACCTCGCCACCATGCGCGAAGCCGTCAAGGAACTCGGTGGCGACCCCAAGCGCGTCAACCCGTTGGCGCCCGCAGAAATGGTCATCGACCACTCCGTCCAGATCGACGCCTTCGGCAACTCCGGCGCGCTGGAGCGCAACATGGAGATCGAATACCAGCGCAACGGTGAGCGCTACCAGTTCCTTCGCTGGGGCCAGACCGCGTTCGACGACTTCAAGGTTGTCCCTCCGGGAACCGGCATCGTCCACCAGGTCAACATCGAGTACCTGGCACGCACCGTCATGACCCGTGAGATCGACGGAGTGGTCCGCGCCTACCCCGACACCTGTGTTGGCACCGACTCGCACACCACCATGGTCAACGGCCTGGGCATCCTGGGCTGGGGCGTTGGCGGCATCGAAGCCGAGGCAGCGATGCTCGGCCAGCCCGTCTCCATGCTGATTCCCCGCGTTGTCGGCTTCAAGCTCAACGGCAGCATCCCGGCAGGCGCCACCGCCACCGACGTCGTCCTCACCATCACCGAAATGCTGCGCAAGCACGGCGTCGTGGGCAAGTTCGTCGAGTTCTACGGTGAAGGCGTCGCGGCTGTGCCGCTGGCCAACCGCGCCACCATCGGCAACATGAGCCCGGAGTTCGGTTCCACGGCTGCCATGTTCCCGATCGACGACGTCACGCTGGACTACCTGCGCCTGACCGGCCGCTCGGAAGAAAACGTCGCCCTGGTCGAGGCATACACGAAGGAACAGGGCCTCTGGCACGATCCTTCCCGCGAACTCCGTTTCTCCGAGTTCCTGGAACTGGACCTGTCCACCGTGGTTCCGTCCATCTCGGGCCCCAAGCGTCCCCAGGACCGCATCGAGCTCACGGATGCCAAAGAACAGTTCCGCAAGGACATCCACAACTACGTCGCCATCGAGGACGGCAGTGTTGACGAGTCCCTCGACGAGTCCTTCCCGGCATCGGATGCACCGTCCTTCACGCACGCCGATTCGCACACCACGGAGACGGCACGCGTAGCGTCCGCCGCCAACGGTGCGCATGGCCGTCCGTCTTCGCCCGTCAAGGTCACCACCGCCGACGGCCGCGAGTTCGAACTGGACCACGGCGCTGTCTCGATCGCTTCGATCACGTCCTGCACCAACACGTCCAACCCTTCCGTCATGCTTGCGGCTGCACTTCTGGCCCGCAACGCCGTGGATAAGGGCCTGACGTCCAAGCCGTGGGTCAAGACCTCCGTAGCCCCGGGCTCGAAGGTCGTCACGGACTACTACGAGAAGTCCGGCCTCACGCCGTACTTGGAGAAGCTCGGCTTCTACATCGTGGGTTATGGCTGCGCCACCTGCATCGGTAACTCCGGCCCGCTGGAGCCGGAAATCTCCGAAGCCATCCAGGCCAACGACCTCTCCGTCACCGCAGTGCTCTCGGGTAACCGCAACTTCGAAGGCCGTATCAACCCGGACGTAAAGATGAACTACCTGGCTTCGCCGCCGCTGGTCATCGCCTACGCCCTGGCCGGTTCCATGGACTTCGACTTCGACACCGATTCCCTGGGCACCGACTCCGAGGGCAACGAGGTCTTCCTCAAGGACATCTGGCCGAACCCCACCGAGGTGCAGGAAGTCATCGACTCCTCCATCGATGAAGCCATGTTCGCCAAGGGCTACGAAGGCGTCTTCGACGGCGACGACCGCTGGAAGGCACTGGACACCCCTGCCGGCGACACGTTCGCCTGGGCCGAGGACTCCACATACGTGCGGAAGCCCCCATACTTCGAGGGCATGAAGGCCCAGCCGGACCCCGTCAAGGACATTGCCGGCGCCCGCGTGCTCCTGAAGCTTGGCGACTCCGTCACCACGGACCACATCTCCCCGGCCGGTTCCTTCAAGTCGGACACCCCGGCTGGTCAGTACCTGCTGGCCAACGGCGTGGAGCGCAAGGACTTCAACTCCTACGGCTCGCGCCGTGGAAACCACGAAGTCATGATCCGCGGTACGTTCGCGAACATCCGTATCAAGAACCAGCTCCTGGACGGCGTTGAGGGTGGCTTCACCCGCGACTTCAGCCAGGAAGGCGCACCGCAGGCCTACGTCTACGACGCCGCCCAGAACTACCAGGCAGCCGGCATCCCGCTTGTGGTACTGGCAGGCAAGGAATACGGTTCCGGTTCGTCCCGCGACTGGGCAGCCAAGGGCACTGCGCTCCTGGGTGTCAAGGCCGTCGTCGCCGAAAGCTACGAGCGCATCCACCGTTCCAACCTGATCGGCATGGGCGTCCTCCCGCTGCAGTACCCCGCGGGCGAGTCGGCAGCAACGCTGGGCCTGACCGGCACGGAAACGTTCGCCGTCGAAGGCGTCACCGAGCTGAACAACGGCACCACGCCGAAGACGCTCAAGGTGACCGCCACCGCTGAGGATGGCACTGCCAAGTCGTTCGATGCCGTGCTGCGTATCGATACCCCGGGCGAAGCGGACTACTACCGCAACGGAGGCATCCTGCAGTACGTCCTCCGCCAGATCTCCGCATAG
- the dxs gene encoding 1-deoxy-D-xylulose-5-phosphate synthase has translation MGLLETVKDPQDLAKLSGTELEQLAGEIRAFLITNVAATGGHLGPNLGVVELTLAIHRIFESPRDSIVFDTGHQSYVHKLLTGRQDFSTLRQQGGLSGYPERAESEHDIVESSHASSSLSWADGISRARQLTGEGDRFVVAVVGDGALTGGMTWEAINNIAADKRRRVVIVVNDNGRSYAPTVGGFADYLASLRPTIDSLRTAPAYEGMLDWWKKRLQNGGPAGQFTYKSLHAMKKGIKDWWAPQGMFEDLGMKYIGPVDGHSLQAMEHALSTAKAYGGPVIVHAMTEKGHGYAPALANEADQFHAVGIIDPETGESTEMPGARSWTSVFAEEIADIADERPDIVGITGAMLIPVGLHKFAERHPERVIDVGIAEQHALTSAAGMAFGGLHPVVAVYATFLNRAFDQLLMDVALHKAGVTIVLDRAGVTGPDGPSHHGMWDMAMVQIVPGLHLAAPRDASRLREELREAVAINDAPTVVRFSKGSVGSEVEAIERLHDGVDILARRPEGSTENDVLIVSVGAMSEIALDVAARLGAQGISSTVVDPRWVLPVRKSIIALAARHRLVICIEDGVRAGGVGSRIRQEMRAAGVDTALNEVGLPVEFLVHGSRSQVLERVGLTAQKITHDVVAQVLGTKVPFARPLPGQEHPTTGSMPTL, from the coding sequence TTGGGACTTTTGGAAACCGTCAAGGATCCACAGGACCTGGCCAAACTGTCCGGCACCGAGCTGGAACAACTGGCCGGAGAAATCAGGGCATTCCTGATCACCAACGTAGCCGCCACAGGTGGACACCTGGGACCCAACCTGGGCGTTGTGGAACTTACGCTCGCTATCCATAGGATCTTTGAATCCCCGCGGGACAGCATCGTTTTTGACACCGGTCACCAGTCCTACGTGCACAAGCTCCTCACCGGCCGGCAGGACTTCAGCACGCTCCGCCAGCAAGGCGGACTCTCGGGCTATCCGGAACGCGCCGAATCCGAACACGACATCGTGGAAAGCTCGCACGCTTCCTCGTCCCTGTCGTGGGCTGACGGTATTTCGCGCGCCCGCCAACTGACCGGCGAAGGCGACCGGTTCGTCGTCGCGGTAGTGGGCGACGGCGCGTTGACCGGCGGCATGACGTGGGAAGCCATCAACAACATTGCCGCGGACAAGCGGCGTCGGGTGGTCATTGTCGTCAACGACAACGGACGTTCCTACGCTCCCACTGTCGGCGGCTTCGCAGACTACCTGGCGTCCCTGCGCCCCACCATCGATTCGTTGCGAACAGCCCCGGCTTATGAGGGCATGCTGGATTGGTGGAAGAAGAGGCTGCAGAACGGCGGTCCCGCAGGCCAGTTCACCTACAAGAGCCTGCATGCCATGAAAAAGGGCATCAAGGACTGGTGGGCCCCGCAGGGTATGTTCGAAGACCTGGGGATGAAGTACATCGGTCCAGTGGACGGGCACAGCCTTCAGGCGATGGAGCACGCCCTCAGCACGGCCAAGGCCTATGGCGGCCCGGTGATCGTGCATGCCATGACGGAGAAGGGCCATGGTTACGCTCCGGCCCTCGCCAACGAGGCCGACCAGTTCCATGCCGTGGGCATCATCGATCCCGAAACGGGCGAATCCACGGAGATGCCCGGTGCCAGGTCCTGGACGTCGGTGTTCGCTGAGGAAATCGCCGACATCGCCGACGAACGCCCCGACATCGTGGGTATCACCGGCGCCATGCTCATTCCGGTCGGCCTGCATAAGTTTGCTGAGCGCCATCCCGAGCGCGTCATCGACGTCGGCATTGCCGAGCAGCACGCATTGACTTCCGCCGCGGGCATGGCCTTTGGCGGTCTCCACCCCGTCGTGGCGGTGTACGCCACCTTCCTCAACCGGGCCTTCGACCAGCTCCTCATGGACGTGGCGCTGCACAAAGCCGGCGTGACCATCGTCCTGGACCGGGCTGGGGTCACCGGCCCGGACGGGCCCAGCCATCACGGCATGTGGGATATGGCTATGGTCCAGATCGTGCCCGGGCTTCACTTGGCTGCTCCGCGCGACGCTTCCCGGCTCCGTGAGGAACTCCGCGAAGCCGTGGCCATAAACGACGCCCCCACCGTGGTCCGTTTCTCCAAGGGCAGCGTCGGTTCTGAAGTCGAGGCCATTGAGCGCCTGCATGACGGCGTGGACATCCTCGCCCGCCGCCCCGAGGGTTCCACCGAGAACGACGTCCTGATCGTCAGCGTTGGCGCCATGTCGGAAATCGCTCTCGACGTCGCCGCTCGCCTCGGCGCCCAAGGTATCAGTTCCACGGTGGTCGACCCCCGTTGGGTCCTGCCGGTCCGTAAGTCCATCATTGCCTTGGCCGCCCGCCACCGCTTGGTCATCTGCATCGAAGACGGCGTCCGGGCCGGGGGCGTCGGTTCCCGGATCCGGCAGGAAATGCGTGCCGCGGGCGTCGATACCGCCCTCAACGAGGTGGGCCTGCCTGTCGAGTTCCTGGTGCACGGATCGCGCAGCCAGGTCCTGGAGCGGGTGGGGCTCACCGCCCAGAAGATAACCCACGACGTCGTAGCCCAGGTTTTGGGAACAAAGGTTCCGTTTGCCCGCCCGTTGCCGGGCCAGGAGCACCCCACCACCGGAAGTATGCCCACCCTGTGA
- a CDS encoding DUF402 domain-containing protein: MNGDRGPGSLQPGDLVVSRNRKWNGKAHWVVPGTYLGEDIHGWWVFQGAGEFCSRPGAAFYTASDALLLIPRTGEYVATFYDDSYPGDFRIYVDLATAHAWNQLKPGVTEFHMIDMDLDVIRSTMHGVFVDDEDEFEQHRTDMAYPEAMVAAMRAECAGVFEAVQSMEAPFDMTGAASTSAEWFRKGRA; the protein is encoded by the coding sequence GTGAACGGTGACCGCGGGCCGGGCTCCCTGCAGCCCGGCGACCTTGTGGTGTCGAGGAACAGGAAGTGGAACGGCAAGGCACACTGGGTGGTCCCGGGAACCTACCTTGGTGAGGACATCCACGGTTGGTGGGTCTTCCAAGGGGCGGGGGAGTTCTGCTCCCGGCCCGGCGCTGCTTTCTACACAGCTTCAGACGCTCTCCTGCTCATCCCGCGCACGGGGGAGTACGTGGCCACCTTCTATGACGACAGCTACCCGGGCGACTTCCGGATCTACGTCGATCTCGCCACTGCCCATGCCTGGAATCAACTGAAGCCCGGCGTCACCGAGTTCCACATGATCGACATGGACCTGGACGTCATCCGGTCCACCATGCATGGGGTGTTCGTGGATGACGAAGACGAATTCGAACAGCATCGAACCGATATGGCGTACCCCGAGGCCATGGTTGCGGCCATGCGGGCGGAATGCGCAGGCGTTTTCGAGGCAGTACAAAGCATGGAAGCCCCCTTCGACATGACCGGTGCTGCCAGCACCAGCGCAGAGTGGTTCAGGAAAGGACGAGCATGA